The following are encoded in a window of Sinorhizobium sojae CCBAU 05684 genomic DNA:
- the rplB gene encoding 50S ribosomal protein L2 — MALKSFNPTTPSQRQLVIVNRAGLYKGKPVKTLTEGLSSKGGRNNLGRITVRFQGGGHKRTYRLVDFKRRKFDVEGTVERLEYDPNRTAFIALVNYADGEQAYILAPQRLAAGDKVIASDKAVDVKPGNAMPLQYIPVGSIIHNVEMKPGKGGQIARSAGTYAQLVGRDQGMAILRLNSGEQRLVHGSCLASIGAVSNPDHGNINDGKAGRSRWRGKRPHVRGVVMNPVDHPHGGGEGRTSGGRHPVTPWGKPTKGKRTRSNKSTDKFIMRSRHQRKK, encoded by the coding sequence ATGGCATTGAAAAGCTTCAATCCGACGACGCCGAGCCAGCGTCAACTGGTCATCGTCAACCGGGCGGGCCTCTACAAGGGCAAGCCGGTCAAGACGCTGACCGAGGGCCTGTCCTCCAAGGGCGGCCGCAACAACCTGGGCCGCATCACCGTCCGCTTCCAGGGCGGCGGTCACAAGCGAACCTACCGTCTGGTCGATTTCAAGCGTCGCAAGTTCGACGTCGAAGGCACGGTCGAGCGTCTGGAATACGACCCGAACCGCACCGCCTTCATCGCGCTCGTCAACTATGCCGACGGTGAACAGGCGTATATCCTGGCGCCGCAGCGTCTGGCCGCCGGCGACAAGGTCATCGCCTCTGACAAGGCCGTCGACGTCAAGCCCGGCAACGCGATGCCGCTGCAGTACATCCCGGTCGGCTCCATCATCCACAACGTGGAAATGAAGCCGGGCAAGGGCGGTCAGATCGCTCGCTCCGCCGGTACCTATGCGCAGCTCGTCGGCCGCGACCAGGGCATGGCGATCCTTCGCCTGAACTCCGGCGAACAGCGCCTCGTGCACGGCTCTTGCCTCGCATCGATCGGTGCTGTATCGAACCCCGATCACGGCAACATCAATGACGGTAAGGCCGGCCGTTCGCGTTGGCGCGGCAAGCGCCCGCACGTACGCGGTGTCGTCATGAACCCGGTTGACCATCCGCACGGTGGTGGTGAAGGCCGCACTTCCGGTGGCCGCCACCCGGTCACCCCGTGGGGCAAGCCGACGAAGGGCAAGCGCACGCGCTCCAACAAGTCGACCGACAAGTTCATCATGCGTTCGCGTCATCAGCGCAAGAAGTAA
- the rpsS gene encoding 30S ribosomal protein S19 gives MARSVWKGPFVDGYLLKKAEKVREGGRNEVIKMWSRRSTILPQFVGLTFGVYNGNKHVPVSVSEEMVGHKFGEFAPTRTYYGHGADKKAKRK, from the coding sequence GTGGCTCGTTCAGTTTGGAAAGGTCCGTTTGTTGACGGCTATCTTCTCAAGAAGGCTGAGAAGGTTCGCGAAGGCGGCCGCAACGAAGTGATCAAGATGTGGAGCCGCCGCTCCACGATCCTTCCGCAGTTCGTCGGTCTGACCTTCGGCGTCTACAACGGCAACAAGCATGTTCCCGTCTCGGTGTCCGAGGAAATGGTCGGTCACAAGTTCGGTGAATTCGCTCCGACCCGGACCTATTACGGTCATGGCGCGGACAAGAAAGCGAAGAGGAAGTAA
- the rplV gene encoding 50S ribosomal protein L22 translates to MGKAKAERRLKDNEAQAVARTIRVSPQKLNLVAALIRGKKVDRALAELEFSRKRIAGTVKKTLESAIANAENNHDLDVDSLIVAEAYVGKSIVMKRFHARGRGRASRIEKPFSHLTIVVREVEATGEAA, encoded by the coding sequence ATGGGCAAGGCAAAAGCCGAACGCCGGCTGAAGGATAATGAGGCGCAGGCCGTTGCGCGCACGATCCGCGTCAGCCCCCAGAAGCTCAACCTGGTTGCCGCGCTGATCCGCGGCAAGAAGGTCGACCGCGCTCTGGCCGAACTCGAGTTCTCCCGCAAGCGCATCGCAGGCACGGTCAAGAAGACGCTTGAATCCGCGATCGCAAATGCCGAGAACAACCACGATCTGGACGTTGATTCGCTCATCGTCGCAGAAGCTTATGTTGGCAAGTCGATCGTGATGAAGCGCTTCCACGCCCGTGGTCGCGGCCGTGCATCGCGCATTGAAAAGCCGTTTTCGCACTTGACGATCGTTGTTCGTGAAGTGGAAGCCACAGGGGAGGCCGCATAA